CTCCTTCAAATAAAGTTGGTGTAATAGATAGTGATTATAGAGGAGAAATAATGGTTGCATTACATAATCACAGTAAAGAGGATTATGTTGTTGAAAAATTTGAAAGAATTGCACAACTTGTAATTGCACCATATATAAAAGCTAATTTTGTATTAACTGAAATTTTAAATGAAACTGAAAGAAATCAAGGTGGATTTGGAAGTACAGGGAAAAAATAAATAAACTATACTTAGGTATAGTTTTTTGTCTATGTAAGGAGTAATAATTGTGGAAAAATATACTGTTAATGTTGCAGGGCTTAAAATTGAGCAAATAAAAGGATTACAATCATTAACATTAGATTCTATGTTAATTTCAGATTATGTAAAGATAAATAGAAAAACAAAAAATATATTAGAAATTGGATCTGGGTTTGGTATTATTTCTATGTTATTAAGTAAAAAAACAATAGCAGATATAATTGGTGTTGAAATAAATTCTGAAGCCTGTGATTTATCAAATTTAAACATTATAACTAATAATATTCAAAATGTAAGATTTATCAATAATGATATTTTAAATTATAGAAATTTTTTAAAAGAACAAAGTTTTGATATTATTGTTTCAAATCCACCGTACTTTACACATAAAGATGAAAATCAATTAAAAGAGAAGTTAGAATTAAGAAGTGCAAGAGTTGAAGATAGTTTAAGTATAAAAGATATTTTAGAAATGTCTATTTATCTTTTGAAAAATAATGCCAGTTTATTTTTAATATTTAGAACAGAAAGATTAGCAGAAATAATTGGATATTTAAATGGCACATGTCTTGTAATTAAAAAAGTTAAGCCAGTTTATACAAAGGTTAATGATGATGCATCATTGATTTGTATGGTTGAAATAGTTAAAGGTGCTAAAAGTGGTTTTGTTTTAGAAAAGCCAATTTATATTTATAGAAATGATGGTGAAAGAAGTGAATATATTGAAGGATTATATAGATAAATTTCCTAAACATATAGGCATTATTATGGATGGAAATGGTAGATGGGCTCAAAAAAGAAATTTAATTAGAACTGAAGGTCATAAAGTAGGAGCAGAAAAATTAGAAGAAGTAATTGAGCATGTTGCAAACTTAGGAATTAAGTATCTTACAGTATATGCATTTTCTACTGAAAATTGGAAAAGACCAAAACTAGAAGTAACAACTATAATGAAACTTTTTAATAAGTACCTTAAAATAAATGAAGAGAAGTTTATGAAGGAAAAAATTAGAGTATGTATAAGTGGAAGTAGAGATAATTTATCAAGTACTCTAATAAAACAAATTGATTATATTCAAGAATTAACAAAAAATAATGATAAACTTGTTTTAAATATTGCTTTTAATTATGGAGGTAGACTTGAAATTGTTGACTCTGTGAAAAAAATTATAAATCAAAATTTAGAAATAAATGAAGAGAATATTTCAAAAAATTTATATCATAGTTTTATACCAGATGTAGATTTAATTATTAGAACAGGTAATGACTATAGAATTAGTAATTTTTTACTTTGGCAAATGGCTTATTCAGAAATATATGTTAGTGAGTTATTATGGCCAGATTTTACTGAAGAAGAGTTGCATAATGCAATATTTTCATATATAAAAAGAGATAGAAGATTTGGAGGGATAAAATGTTAAGTAGACTACTAGTAATAATATTAGCAGTACCATTATTAATATATATTTTTTTATCAGGCGAAATATCATTTTTAGCATTTAATGTTGTTGTAATTGCAATAGCTTTACATGAATTTTACACAATATTAAAGAATAAAGGTAATATAGTTTATTATAAAACAGGTATTTTGTTAGGTATGTTTTTACCTATATTTATTTATTATAGAGAAGATATAAGTTTTTTCTTTAGATATATGAAAATATTAAATAAAGAAAATATAAGTTTTGATGTTGGAGGATATATTGTATTTTCTACTTTATTAATTGCAATAATTCAAATATTATC
This is a stretch of genomic DNA from Streptobacillus canis. It encodes these proteins:
- the dut gene encoding dUTP diphosphatase — its product is MEVKIKKINENAVIPTYGTEFSAGADLYACIDENLLIKAGETVMVKTGLSLEIPEGLVGLVYARSGLALKKGIAPSNKVGVIDSDYRGEIMVALHNHSKEDYVVEKFERIAQLVIAPYIKANFVLTEILNETERNQGGFGSTGKK
- a CDS encoding tRNA1(Val) (adenine(37)-N6)-methyltransferase codes for the protein MEKYTVNVAGLKIEQIKGLQSLTLDSMLISDYVKINRKTKNILEIGSGFGIISMLLSKKTIADIIGVEINSEACDLSNLNIITNNIQNVRFINNDILNYRNFLKEQSFDIIVSNPPYFTHKDENQLKEKLELRSARVEDSLSIKDILEMSIYLLKNNASLFLIFRTERLAEIIGYLNGTCLVIKKVKPVYTKVNDDASLICMVEIVKGAKSGFVLEKPIYIYRNDGERSEYIEGLYR
- the uppS gene encoding polyprenyl diphosphate synthase codes for the protein MVKEVNILKDYIDKFPKHIGIIMDGNGRWAQKRNLIRTEGHKVGAEKLEEVIEHVANLGIKYLTVYAFSTENWKRPKLEVTTIMKLFNKYLKINEEKFMKEKIRVCISGSRDNLSSTLIKQIDYIQELTKNNDKLVLNIAFNYGGRLEIVDSVKKIINQNLEINEENISKNLYHSFIPDVDLIIRTGNDYRISNFLLWQMAYSEIYVSELLWPDFTEEELHNAIFSYIKRDRRFGGIKC